The following DNA comes from Sphingomonas flavescens.
ACTGCGCGCGCCCGCGGGCTGTGCGCGCGAAGAGGAGGCAGCCGCTGGTGTCGGTATCGAGCCGGTGCATCGCGGTCGGCGGCCGCTGGAAGCCGCATTTCAACTCATCGATCCGCGCCGCGATGGACTCCCCGCCCCGGCGCGGCGCGTCGACGGGAAGGCCCGCGGGCTTGTCGAGCACCAGCGCTTCGGCGTCGATGAGGAGGATGCGGTCGGCAAGGTCCATCGCGCCCCTCTGGACGAGTTTGTGACTCCTTTGCAACGAATCCAAGGAATCCAGCGCGTTACACAATATTAACCTTTTCCCTTCAGACCCCGAATGGTTAATGGACGCTTCAAGGCTCTTAAGGGCGATTTACGTTTGCCCGGCGCCTGAATCGGGGGGATCAAAATGCGGGTTTTGCTGATCGAGGACGAGCCGACCACGGCGAAGAGCATCGAGTTGATGCTCGGCGCGGAAGGCTTCAACGTCTACACCACCGATCTCGGGGAAGAAGGCCTCGATCTCGGCAAGCTGTATGATTACGACATCATCTGTCTGGACCTGAACCTGCCCGACATGCACGGCTATGACGTGCTCAAGAAATTGCGCACCGCGAAGGTGTCGACGCCGGTCCTGATCCTTTCGGGCATCGGTGAAATGGACAGCAAGGTTCGCGCGCTCGGCTTCGGTGCCGACGACTATGTGACCAAGCCGTTCCACCGCGACGAGCTGGTCGCTCGCATTCACGCTATTGTCCGCCGCTCCAAGGGTCACAGCCAGTCGGTTATCCGCACGGGTAAGCTCGCCGTGAACCTCGACGCCAAGACGGTCGAAGTCGACGGCAGCCGCGTGCACCTGACCGGCAAGGAATATGCGATGCTGGAGCTGCTTTCGCTCCGCAAGGGCACGACGCTGACCAAGGAAATGTTCCTGAACCACCTGTATGGCGGGATGGACGAGCCGGAACTCAAAATCATCGACGTCTTCATCTGCAAGCTGCGCAAGAAGCTCAGCCTTGCCTGTGGCGGCGCCAATTACATCGAGACTGTCTGGGGCCGCGGCTACGTGCTTCGTGACGCCGACGACGTCGAGGACAGCCAGCCGGTGGCGGCTGTCGCCTGACACTTACGCACGGGGGTGGCGAGAAAGGCGGGGCCGCGAGGCTCCGCCTTTTTTACTTTATCGACCGAACTTCGTGTTTTGGGGCAAGCACGGCGGAAGCGCTGTAAATGCCATCGCGATCCGCTGGCAGTTCGCTTGCGTGCAGAAATTGAACCTGCAGCCCGATGCTCGGCTCGCGGTAGACATGACGCATGGGTGAGTTTGGATTTCCTCCGCCGATCGCCCCGCTCCAAGAATCGGAGTCTGCGGCGTTCGTGATCTG
Coding sequences within:
- the ctrA gene encoding response regulator transcription factor CtrA codes for the protein MRVLLIEDEPTTAKSIELMLGAEGFNVYTTDLGEEGLDLGKLYDYDIICLDLNLPDMHGYDVLKKLRTAKVSTPVLILSGIGEMDSKVRALGFGADDYVTKPFHRDELVARIHAIVRRSKGHSQSVIRTGKLAVNLDAKTVEVDGSRVHLTGKEYAMLELLSLRKGTTLTKEMFLNHLYGGMDEPELKIIDVFICKLRKKLSLACGGANYIETVWGRGYVLRDADDVEDSQPVAAVA